Proteins encoded within one genomic window of Hahella chejuensis KCTC 2396:
- a CDS encoding multidrug effflux MFS transporter, whose protein sequence is MASHKPATGLLFTLLMFPQIAETIYSPALTDIAHHFATPERAAAQTLSIYFIAFAMGVGFWGGMADRIGRRPAMLWGLALYSLSAGAALIVDQFETLLFVRALSAFGAAVGSVVTQTMLRDAYSGTDLAKMFAVMGLGMAISPVLGFFAGGLLTAFGGYLSVFAGLFVMSAALLGLSARQLPETRPLTLNAAAFKTLASQLARDGYVLRHMALVALFNLMLFSYYSLAPFIFESLGYSSVEFGYSGVILAIGSLAGSLLNQAGLRRGMTPPQLIRTGTGMAILGGFGVMLTQKTLWFLAPMSLTLMSYSIAIPNILSQALARYRANAGAAGALFGLAYYLLLGIGLVVSGWLQNLGATLLSAATGCLLLCAWAATLQTDLAENSA, encoded by the coding sequence ATGGCATCGCACAAACCTGCGACAGGACTGTTGTTCACCTTGTTGATGTTCCCGCAGATTGCAGAAACTATTTATAGCCCGGCGCTGACGGATATCGCTCACCACTTCGCCACGCCTGAACGCGCCGCAGCGCAGACGCTTTCCATTTACTTTATCGCCTTCGCAATGGGAGTGGGATTTTGGGGCGGCATGGCTGATCGTATCGGCCGTCGCCCCGCTATGCTGTGGGGACTGGCTCTGTATAGTCTCAGCGCGGGAGCAGCGTTAATCGTGGATCAGTTCGAAACGCTGCTGTTCGTGCGCGCCTTGAGCGCGTTTGGCGCGGCGGTTGGATCGGTGGTGACGCAGACTATGTTGCGCGACGCCTACAGTGGAACCGACTTGGCGAAGATGTTCGCCGTCATGGGACTGGGTATGGCGATCAGCCCTGTGCTGGGATTTTTCGCTGGCGGGTTATTAACGGCGTTCGGCGGCTATCTGAGCGTGTTCGCAGGGCTATTCGTCATGTCGGCTGCGCTGCTCGGACTCAGCGCCAGGCAGTTGCCTGAGACCCGACCATTAACGTTGAACGCAGCGGCATTCAAAACCCTGGCGTCGCAGTTGGCGCGGGATGGATACGTCCTGCGCCATATGGCCTTGGTGGCGCTGTTCAACCTCATGCTGTTTTCGTACTACTCCCTGGCTCCGTTTATATTCGAGTCATTGGGATATAGCTCTGTCGAATTCGGCTACAGCGGCGTCATCCTGGCCATAGGTTCGCTGGCGGGCAGTCTGCTGAATCAGGCGGGATTAAGGCGCGGCATGACCCCGCCGCAACTTATCCGCACCGGCACAGGTATGGCGATACTGGGCGGCTTCGGCGTTATGCTCACTCAAAAGACCCTTTGGTTTCTGGCGCCGATGTCGTTGACGCTGATGAGCTACAGCATCGCTATCCCCAACATTCTCAGTCAGGCGCTGGCGCGTTATAGAGCGAACGCCGGCGCGGCGGGGGCGCTGTTTGGATTGGCTTACTATCTGTTACTGGGTATCGGTTTGGTCGTGTCGGGATGGTTGCAAAACCTTGGAGCCACGCTACTGAGCGCCGCTACAGGGTGCCTGCTGCTATGCGCATGGGCGGCGACGCTCCAAACCGATCTGGCGGAAAACAGCGCCTGA
- a CDS encoding DUF6714 family protein — MSKRLRKKNALRRINSAFSNVTLEDGISLHETVEIDHYRAVPKSSKARDQDEVNDWRKLLGSTVIQELCWIGGIHFFDAKGFRFHIPAYLSLAVRRTLNGDIFQSMISCLVEPAEYRRDGFEVFDGAQRKAIFEAIMYLHDFEIYPLDEQEMAGAKRYWG; from the coding sequence ATGTCAAAAAGATTAAGAAAAAAGAATGCGCTCAGACGAATCAACTCAGCCTTTTCGAATGTAACGCTTGAGGACGGGATTAGTCTGCATGAAACCGTAGAGATTGATCATTACAGAGCCGTTCCTAAGAGTTCAAAAGCGAGAGACCAGGATGAAGTAAATGATTGGCGTAAGCTTCTGGGCTCTACGGTTATTCAAGAGTTATGTTGGATCGGCGGCATACATTTTTTTGACGCGAAAGGTTTCAGGTTCCATATCCCTGCCTATCTCAGCCTTGCTGTTCGTCGAACGCTGAATGGTGATATTTTTCAAAGCATGATTTCTTGTTTGGTTGAGCCGGCGGAATATAGGCGAGACGGCTTTGAGGTATTCGATGGTGCGCAGCGAAAAGCCATCTTCGAAGCCATCATGTATCTGCATGATTTTGAGATTTATCCTTTGGATGAACAGGAGATGGCTGGGGCGAAACGGTACTGGGGATAG
- a CDS encoding DUF1772 domain-containing protein: MQNKHPFTLLENGTLGLATLVFGVMAGFFWTYTFNVNLAMMQVDGETYARVQSLFNQNVRHPMFFAFFFGGGLFSIIAILANLRQRKTLSFWLIVLAAVIYIGGVIIFTRQVNLPLNYYTESWVPTNLPDDWVATRNSWNDANAIRVATSFLPFLFCISALVMRTFKQGGAAKLS; the protein is encoded by the coding sequence ATGCAAAATAAACATCCCTTCACCCTCCTTGAAAACGGAACGCTGGGTCTGGCTACGCTGGTGTTTGGCGTGATGGCGGGGTTCTTCTGGACTTATACTTTCAATGTGAATCTGGCGATGATGCAGGTGGATGGCGAGACTTATGCGCGGGTGCAGTCTCTGTTTAATCAGAATGTCCGGCACCCTATGTTTTTCGCTTTCTTTTTTGGCGGTGGTCTGTTTTCAATCATTGCAATACTGGCGAATCTGCGACAACGCAAAACACTGTCGTTCTGGCTTATTGTGCTGGCGGCGGTTATATATATTGGGGGCGTCATCATATTTACCAGGCAAGTGAATCTGCCTTTGAACTATTACACCGAATCCTGGGTTCCAACTAATTTACCCGATGATTGGGTGGCCACCCGAAACAGTTGGAATGACGCCAACGCTATACGTGTGGCGACCTCTTTTCTGCCGTTCCTATTCTGTATCTCCGCACTGGTGATGAGAACCTTTAAGCAAGGTGGCGCGGCGAAGCTGTCTTAA
- a CDS encoding YdeI/OmpD-associated family protein gives MSLNVKQSGNPKVDSFLDRAGRWSEELALLRRMALDCELVEELKWGKPCYTSQQNNIVILQGFNDFCALLFPKGALLKDPESILEKPGENTQSARRIPFTTVQDIADKEAVIKAYIKEAVEVEDAGLKVDFKTTEDYAIPEELQEKLDEIPAFKDAFNALTPGRQRGYLLHFSAPKQSKTRASRVARHMQQIMDGKGLNDR, from the coding sequence ATGAGTCTTAACGTTAAACAAAGCGGTAATCCCAAGGTCGATAGTTTTCTGGACAGAGCCGGGCGCTGGAGTGAGGAGTTGGCTTTGCTGCGGCGCATGGCCCTCGACTGCGAGCTGGTGGAAGAGCTGAAATGGGGCAAACCCTGTTATACCTCTCAGCAAAACAACATTGTTATCTTGCAGGGGTTCAATGACTTTTGCGCTTTGCTGTTTCCTAAAGGCGCTTTGTTGAAAGATCCTGAGTCCATCTTAGAAAAGCCGGGCGAAAACACGCAAAGCGCGCGTCGAATTCCGTTTACCACAGTACAGGATATCGCAGATAAGGAAGCCGTCATCAAGGCCTATATTAAAGAGGCGGTGGAAGTCGAAGACGCTGGCCTGAAAGTGGATTTCAAGACCACAGAAGACTACGCCATTCCAGAAGAGCTGCAGGAAAAACTGGATGAAATCCCCGCCTTTAAAGACGCCTTCAACGCACTGACGCCAGGGCGGCAGCGAGGTTATCTCCTGCATTTCTCGGCGCCCAAACAATCCAAAACCCGCGCTTCGCGAGTGGCCAGGCATATGCAGCAGATTATGGACGGCAAAGGACTTAATGACCGCTAA
- a CDS encoding zinc ABC transporter substrate-binding protein — MRKFFVVSAMTLLVFPSWTFAAPPKVAVDIAPLHSLVTQVMKGVATPKLLIQSGASPHQYSMRPSEAKALSEADLVFWVSEGLTPWLEKSLDSIGGSATQIEMLELAGTARYEYREGATFEVDEHHDGRSDDEHEEQADHDSDHHDHEGYDPHAWLDPVNAREWVKHIAGALSEQDPENAVVYQRNAISAVAKLNDLMVAIERKAEKLKGIKFIVFHDAYQYFERRFGLEASGAISLGDASDPSPARIAEIRDAVAQWGVTCAFTEPQYNSDLVYAVFEKTPIQTIGVMDPLGAAFNTGEDHYAALLNSMIASLSECRT; from the coding sequence ATGCGTAAATTCTTTGTAGTCAGCGCAATGACGTTGCTTGTCTTTCCCTCATGGACTTTCGCCGCGCCGCCTAAGGTAGCCGTAGATATTGCGCCGCTGCATTCTCTCGTGACCCAGGTGATGAAAGGCGTCGCTACGCCTAAATTACTGATTCAATCCGGCGCGTCGCCTCATCAATATTCGATGCGTCCTTCTGAAGCCAAAGCTTTGTCGGAGGCGGATCTGGTTTTCTGGGTCAGCGAAGGGCTGACCCCCTGGTTGGAAAAATCCCTGGATAGCATCGGCGGTTCCGCAACACAAATCGAAATGCTGGAACTGGCGGGAACAGCGCGATATGAGTATCGCGAAGGGGCGACCTTTGAGGTGGATGAACATCATGATGGACGCTCTGACGATGAACACGAAGAGCAAGCCGATCACGACAGTGATCATCACGATCATGAGGGCTATGACCCCCATGCCTGGCTGGACCCTGTCAACGCCAGAGAGTGGGTGAAGCACATCGCTGGCGCCTTGTCGGAACAGGACCCGGAAAACGCGGTTGTCTATCAGCGCAACGCCATCTCAGCTGTGGCGAAACTCAACGACCTGATGGTCGCCATCGAACGGAAGGCGGAGAAGCTTAAAGGAATTAAGTTCATCGTCTTTCACGACGCCTATCAATATTTTGAACGACGGTTTGGGCTGGAAGCGTCGGGCGCCATTTCATTGGGAGACGCATCCGATCCCAGTCCGGCGCGCATCGCGGAAATAAGAGACGCCGTCGCGCAGTGGGGAGTGACCTGCGCCTTCACGGAGCCGCAGTATAACTCGGATCTGGTGTATGCCGTTTTTGAGAAAACCCCCATCCAAACGATCGGCGTCATGGACCCTTTAGGCGCCGCCTTCAATACCGGGGAAGACCACTACGCCGCCTTATTGAACTCCATGATCGCCAGCCTGAGCGAATGTAGAACCTAA
- a CDS encoding metal ABC transporter permease, whose amino-acid sequence MGVLAVLDDFLVRATLASLGVAIAAGPLGCFIVWRRMAYFGDATAHAAVLGVALSLTLSLPVFPGVLMVSLLMAITVSALSGKSFAMDTLLGVMAHASLAFGLVAVSFLSGVRIDLMSYLFGDILAVGKTDLTLIWAGAIAVITLVSLRWSGLLLSTLNPDLALASGFNPKREQMILTLALATVVAVAIKVVGVLLIAAMLITPAATARHFSRTPEAMAVVAAFIGGLASIGGLRAAFVLDTPTGPTIVCVAALLFLAGDALRRSAGALTARQ is encoded by the coding sequence ATGGGAGTCTTAGCCGTGCTGGATGACTTTCTAGTAAGAGCGACGTTGGCGAGCCTGGGGGTGGCGATAGCGGCCGGGCCTTTGGGCTGTTTTATCGTCTGGCGACGGATGGCGTATTTTGGCGACGCCACCGCGCACGCAGCGGTGTTGGGCGTGGCCCTGTCATTGACGCTATCCCTGCCCGTTTTCCCTGGCGTTCTAATGGTTTCCTTATTGATGGCGATAACGGTATCGGCGCTCAGCGGGAAAAGCTTCGCCATGGATACGCTGCTGGGCGTCATGGCTCACGCCTCCCTGGCTTTTGGTCTGGTCGCCGTCTCTTTTTTGTCAGGCGTCAGAATCGATCTCATGTCTTATCTTTTCGGCGACATACTGGCCGTCGGCAAAACCGACTTAACGCTGATTTGGGCTGGCGCTATCGCCGTTATTACTTTGGTATCCTTACGCTGGTCAGGCTTGCTGCTTTCCACGCTTAACCCGGATCTGGCCCTCGCCAGCGGATTCAATCCCAAACGGGAACAAATGATTCTCACCCTTGCGCTGGCCACTGTCGTCGCTGTCGCGATCAAAGTTGTTGGCGTATTGCTGATAGCCGCCATGCTTATCACGCCAGCGGCGACGGCAAGGCATTTCAGTCGCACCCCTGAGGCGATGGCGGTTGTGGCCGCGTTTATCGGCGGCCTCGCGAGCATAGGGGGACTCCGGGCCGCATTTGTTTTGGACACCCCAACAGGCCCAACGATCGTCTGTGTCGCCGCTTTATTATTTCTGGCGGGCGATGCGCTGCGACGAAGCGCCGGCGCTCTGACAGCAAGACAGTAA
- a CDS encoding metal ABC transporter permease encodes MSAEWMWIWTPVCASVLLSLMLAPLGDKVLQRGVVFADIAIAQWAALGVLAGGRFAWSREWGGSLAGFSFSGLVFALLASGIVHLILQRGAAYREAMIGVLYVVGASLATISVSHDPHGAQALAATLNGDLLWSLPSQLYVLAPVALLIVGWLGFSSEWRQQLFLPLFALAVTVSVEVAGVYVVFATLITTPLLLCRIGGRGIVSAIVICIAGHIAGLIVAAWGDFPVGASVVLCNLVVGVVALLLLRRLQSKG; translated from the coding sequence ATGAGCGCTGAATGGATGTGGATCTGGACGCCGGTGTGCGCCAGCGTTTTGCTCTCCTTAATGCTTGCGCCGCTGGGCGATAAGGTCCTGCAGCGCGGCGTCGTGTTTGCGGATATCGCCATCGCGCAGTGGGCGGCGCTGGGAGTATTGGCGGGCGGGCGTTTTGCCTGGAGCCGCGAGTGGGGCGGCTCGCTCGCCGGCTTCTCTTTTAGCGGACTTGTTTTCGCTTTATTGGCGTCTGGTATCGTACATCTGATTCTGCAGCGCGGAGCCGCCTATCGGGAAGCCATGATTGGCGTCTTGTACGTGGTGGGCGCCAGCCTTGCGACCATCAGCGTCAGTCATGATCCCCATGGCGCTCAGGCGCTGGCCGCGACGCTGAATGGCGATCTGCTGTGGTCGTTGCCGTCGCAGCTTTATGTTCTTGCTCCTGTCGCGTTGTTAATCGTGGGGTGGCTTGGTTTTTCATCTGAATGGCGACAACAGCTGTTCTTACCTTTGTTCGCCCTGGCGGTTACCGTTTCCGTGGAAGTCGCGGGGGTCTATGTCGTGTTTGCGACGTTGATAACGACGCCCTTGCTTCTGTGTCGCATAGGGGGGAGGGGGATCGTCTCCGCCATTGTTATTTGCATTGCAGGGCATATTGCGGGGCTGATTGTGGCCGCCTGGGGGGATTTCCCGGTAGGGGCCTCGGTTGTGTTATGCAACCTGGTAGTGGGCGTTGTGGCGCTGTTATTGTTGCGGCGTTTGCAAAGTAAGGGGTGA
- a CDS encoding GNAT family N-acetyltransferase, whose amino-acid sequence MAQIFETERLILRPRGLQDVEACIAMDKDPEVTRYIPGVYDGSEAHVNFLLSRINGDFGERRGYWSIFAKDNPDELLGWVSYIPMDAVGPELEMGWRLVRRAWGKGYATEAAIRLAQYAFEDPELDVLTAIAHIDNQASIKVMEKLGFKYLRDSEFEGVACKYFELTKTEFLRRWG is encoded by the coding sequence ATGGCGCAGATATTTGAAACAGAAAGGCTGATTCTCAGACCCAGAGGCCTGCAGGATGTTGAGGCCTGTATCGCCATGGATAAAGACCCGGAAGTCACCCGTTACATCCCAGGCGTTTATGACGGCTCGGAAGCGCACGTTAATTTCCTTCTCTCGCGCATCAATGGCGACTTCGGCGAACGCCGCGGCTATTGGTCCATCTTCGCAAAAGATAATCCGGATGAACTGCTGGGCTGGGTTTCCTATATACCTATGGACGCAGTGGGTCCCGAGCTGGAAATGGGCTGGCGTCTGGTGCGCAGAGCCTGGGGCAAAGGCTACGCGACCGAAGCGGCGATCAGGCTTGCTCAATACGCCTTTGAAGACCCCGAATTGGACGTGCTGACGGCCATCGCCCATATCGATAATCAGGCTTCCATCAAGGTGATGGAGAAACTGGGGTTCAAATATCTTCGCGACAGCGAGTTTGAGGGCGTGGCCTGCAAATACTTTGAACTGACAAAAACCGAGTTCTTGCGCCGCTGGGGATGA
- a CDS encoding Fur family transcriptional regulator, which produces MQQIQTILDHAERHCREHGVRFTNKRKQVLSGLLASQKALSAYELVDYCKTEYGESMPAMSVYRILDFLQEEGLAHKLNLANKYVACSHITCDHVHEAPQFLICSRCQKVKEISINKSTASELKASVELAGFHMISPQLEINCICDHCLVQPA; this is translated from the coding sequence GTGCAACAGATTCAAACCATCCTTGACCACGCGGAAAGGCACTGTCGGGAACATGGCGTGCGATTCACCAATAAGAGAAAGCAGGTGCTTTCCGGATTGCTTGCATCTCAGAAAGCCTTGTCTGCTTATGAATTGGTGGACTACTGCAAGACAGAATATGGCGAAAGCATGCCTGCGATGTCCGTCTACAGAATTCTGGACTTCCTGCAGGAAGAGGGGCTGGCGCACAAATTGAACCTGGCCAACAAATACGTCGCCTGCTCCCACATAACCTGCGACCACGTCCACGAAGCCCCCCAGTTTTTGATATGCAGTCGATGCCAAAAGGTGAAGGAAATCAGCATAAACAAATCGACGGCGTCTGAATTGAAAGCAAGCGTAGAACTTGCGGGTTTCCATATGATCAGTCCGCAGCTGGAAATAAACTGCATCTGCGACCATTGCCTGGTACAGCCCGCCTGA
- a CDS encoding metal ABC transporter substrate-binding protein: MSSRLLTVILLACSCGARAEFSVFACEPEWADLARALVPDARVTVATSAWQDPHYIEPRPSLIAAMRNSDLAVCTGASLETGWLPVLIQRAANHNIAENRQGLFYAASHTHLHQPHDHIDRSMGDVHPEGNPHFHLNPHAAPEIMERLAHRIEQVAPAEDTKFMRALHTRWKMRWKQSQEQWRALAVGLKGMKVVVQHSGFDYLLRYAGIEAVLDLEPKPGLPPTPSHLNQLLNDPRLQEASVILISPYQDPQPAQWLAERTGLKVLILPTTLTEDEATDTLPELITHILTSLSRFSPKSTRVSVSDER, encoded by the coding sequence ATGAGTTCTAGGCTTCTCACTGTCATATTGCTCGCGTGTTCGTGTGGCGCGCGGGCGGAGTTCAGCGTTTTCGCCTGTGAGCCGGAGTGGGCGGATCTGGCGCGCGCGCTGGTTCCGGACGCCAGGGTCACGGTGGCGACAAGCGCCTGGCAAGATCCTCATTACATAGAGCCGCGGCCCAGCCTGATCGCCGCTATGCGCAACAGCGATCTGGCGGTCTGCACGGGAGCGTCGCTGGAGACAGGCTGGCTGCCGGTATTGATTCAGCGCGCGGCGAATCACAACATCGCGGAAAATCGCCAAGGGCTTTTTTACGCCGCATCGCATACGCATTTACATCAGCCGCATGATCATATCGATCGCAGCATGGGAGACGTGCATCCGGAAGGGAACCCTCATTTCCATCTGAATCCCCATGCGGCGCCTGAGATTATGGAAAGGCTGGCTCACCGCATAGAGCAAGTTGCGCCTGCTGAGGATACGAAGTTTATGCGTGCGCTGCATACGCGGTGGAAGATGCGCTGGAAGCAGTCGCAAGAACAATGGCGAGCGCTGGCGGTCGGCCTTAAAGGCATGAAGGTTGTGGTGCAGCATTCCGGGTTTGACTACCTGTTGCGCTATGCAGGGATAGAGGCCGTGCTCGATCTGGAGCCCAAACCGGGTCTGCCGCCGACGCCTTCGCACTTGAATCAGCTGTTGAACGATCCCCGCCTGCAGGAAGCCAGCGTCATTCTGATCAGTCCCTACCAGGACCCGCAACCCGCCCAATGGCTGGCGGAAAGGACCGGGCTCAAGGTGCTGATCCTGCCGACCACGTTGACGGAAGACGAGGCGACGGACACTTTGCCGGAGCTTATTACTCACATACTGACCAGTCTGTCGAGATTCTCTCCTAAATCGACCAGGGTTTCCGTCTCAGATGAGCGCTGA
- a CDS encoding TetR/AcrR family transcriptional regulator — protein MVNKKVRAPLPAKSKQLSKTDWLEFALKQLVNKGPDSLKIMPLCEALKVTKGSFYHHFQSRQDFNDALMSHWYERMTMEFIKQADAAGAPLERLKKLDQVIAAHNIEAEMHIRAWALKDVQIAEHLEKIDNQRQQYLKQCYLDLGAEDSLAGELAQIAYGLFLGLQQIHPKPDIETALRLAAMVSGKFVSY, from the coding sequence ATGGTCAACAAGAAAGTCAGAGCCCCGCTTCCCGCAAAATCCAAGCAGTTATCGAAAACGGATTGGTTGGAGTTTGCGCTTAAACAACTGGTGAACAAAGGCCCGGACAGCCTGAAGATCATGCCTTTGTGCGAGGCGTTAAAAGTCACCAAAGGCTCTTTTTATCACCACTTCCAAAGTCGGCAGGATTTTAACGACGCGCTGATGAGTCACTGGTACGAGCGCATGACCATGGAGTTCATCAAGCAGGCGGACGCCGCCGGCGCGCCTCTGGAGCGGCTGAAAAAACTCGATCAGGTCATCGCCGCTCATAATATCGAAGCGGAAATGCATATCCGCGCCTGGGCGTTGAAAGACGTCCAGATCGCTGAACACTTGGAGAAGATCGACAACCAACGGCAGCAATATCTAAAACAGTGCTACCTGGATCTGGGCGCTGAAGACAGCCTCGCCGGGGAACTCGCTCAAATCGCCTACGGCCTGTTCCTCGGGCTGCAACAAATTCACCCCAAACCAGATATTGAAACCGCGTTACGCCTGGCGGCGATGGTTAGCGGGAAGTTTGTGTCCTATTAG
- a CDS encoding DUF2867 domain-containing protein — protein MSGFKLFRVSAVSIPANDYLGQRAARPYFRDALAAPVSNKSFTPGQLQNAIFTVMPLWVQALMALRNRIVGVLGFEVGRTFTDDRSAFPPRDLQVGDAVAFMHVIHADANEVVSFTEDKHMQFYLSVSKQDEQVVVSTMVNLKTLTGRLYMAMIKPFHWLIARVVIHNAVKDGRI, from the coding sequence ATGTCAGGTTTTAAGCTTTTTCGCGTTTCCGCTGTATCCATTCCCGCCAATGACTATCTCGGTCAGCGCGCCGCTCGTCCCTACTTTCGCGACGCGCTTGCTGCGCCGGTCTCGAACAAGTCGTTCACCCCCGGACAGTTGCAGAATGCCATTTTCACGGTCATGCCTTTATGGGTGCAGGCGTTGATGGCGTTGCGCAACAGAATTGTCGGCGTTCTGGGATTTGAAGTTGGGCGGACATTCACGGATGATCGCAGCGCCTTCCCTCCTCGCGACCTCCAGGTTGGAGACGCCGTGGCGTTCATGCACGTTATCCATGCTGACGCCAACGAAGTCGTAAGCTTTACAGAAGACAAACATATGCAGTTTTATCTGTCCGTCTCTAAGCAGGACGAGCAGGTGGTGGTGTCCACCATGGTGAACTTGAAAACGCTGACGGGGCGCCTGTATATGGCGATGATCAAGCCCTTTCACTGGCTGATCGCCCGGGTTGTCATTCATAACGCTGTAAAAGATGGACGCATCTAA
- a CDS encoding AraC family transcriptional regulator, giving the protein MALIDGEARFDADQLYNAVIGVAAEVGRHDSGMHRHKKAQLLYAPKGCMNITLDNMHCVLPPTRAAWIPANTAHCVRMTNVVAYRSLYFDLSLNGPLPGRISIFCVSGLMRELIERMAFWPWDIAEEKQRNTRALLCEELAQAKTEALQLPLPRDKRLSGWLATLNEPDVLPEPLNQLAHRVGASSKTITRLFNKETGMSYQSWRQQWRLLKAIEKLSEGLSVNDVAYALEFSSDSAFISFFRQHTGQTPYQYVRRG; this is encoded by the coding sequence ATGGCGCTAATAGACGGAGAAGCCAGGTTCGACGCAGACCAGCTGTATAACGCCGTCATCGGTGTGGCGGCGGAAGTCGGTCGCCATGATTCGGGTATGCATCGCCATAAAAAAGCGCAGCTGTTGTATGCGCCTAAAGGCTGTATGAACATCACGCTTGATAACATGCACTGCGTGCTGCCGCCGACCCGCGCCGCCTGGATTCCCGCCAATACGGCGCACTGCGTGAGAATGACCAATGTGGTCGCCTATCGTTCGTTGTATTTCGACTTGTCGCTTAATGGACCTTTGCCTGGTCGCATCAGTATCTTTTGTGTCAGCGGACTCATGCGCGAGCTGATAGAGCGTATGGCCTTTTGGCCTTGGGACATAGCGGAGGAGAAGCAACGCAACACGCGGGCGCTGCTTTGCGAAGAGCTCGCCCAAGCGAAAACCGAGGCGCTGCAACTGCCATTGCCGCGAGACAAACGACTGTCCGGCTGGCTCGCCACCCTGAATGAGCCGGATGTATTGCCCGAACCGCTGAACCAGCTCGCCCACCGCGTCGGCGCCAGTAGTAAAACCATCACCCGACTTTTCAACAAAGAGACGGGCATGTCTTACCAATCCTGGCGTCAGCAGTGGCGACTGCTCAAAGCCATCGAAAAACTGTCGGAAGGCCTGAGCGTCAACGACGTCGCCTACGCCCTGGAATTTTCCAGCGACAGCGCCTTCATCAGCTTCTTTCGCCAACACACCGGGCAGACGCCATATCAGTATGTGCGGCGGGGGTAG
- a CDS encoding ATP-binding cassette domain-containing protein, which produces MLIGCASLTIQLGKRTILKDISMGVEPGEIVTIIGPNGSGKTTLLRAMIGAVAPRSGRLIRAPGLTLGYAPQTLHIDETLPMTVQRFMSLPKLGTASDIDAALSQAGVPGLEKQQIMSLSGGQLQRVLLARALLGRPRLLLLDEATQGLDPRGVADFYRQITSVRDELGCAIIMVSHELHLVMRKTDRVICLNGHICCEGEPDIVSRSPEYLALFGIDNDDEAAIALHSHGRGRSHHGSLSRAG; this is translated from the coding sequence ATGCTGATTGGTTGCGCCTCGCTAACGATCCAACTGGGTAAGCGAACCATACTTAAAGACATCTCGATGGGGGTTGAGCCGGGTGAAATCGTCACGATCATAGGTCCCAACGGCTCAGGTAAAACAACGTTACTGCGAGCCATGATCGGCGCAGTGGCGCCCCGCTCAGGTCGACTGATCAGAGCTCCTGGACTGACATTAGGATACGCGCCGCAGACGCTCCACATTGATGAAACCCTGCCGATGACAGTGCAACGTTTCATGAGTCTGCCTAAACTCGGGACCGCGTCTGATATAGATGCCGCCCTTTCTCAAGCGGGCGTTCCAGGACTGGAAAAACAGCAGATCATGTCGCTATCCGGCGGGCAGTTGCAGCGGGTATTGCTCGCCAGAGCGCTACTGGGTCGTCCCCGCCTCTTGCTGCTGGATGAAGCGACGCAGGGCCTGGACCCAAGGGGCGTGGCGGACTTCTATCGTCAAATTACCTCAGTGAGGGACGAATTAGGCTGCGCCATTATCATGGTCAGTCATGAACTCCACTTGGTGATGCGGAAAACGGATAGGGTCATTTGTCTCAACGGTCATATCTGTTGCGAGGGCGAACCGGACATCGTCAGCCGCTCTCCAGAGTATCTCGCGCTGTTCGGTATAGACAACGACGACGAGGCGGCGATCGCCCTTCATTCCCACGGTCGAGGGCGCAGTCATCATGGGAGTCTTAGCCGTGCTGGATGA